A region from the Arachis ipaensis cultivar K30076 chromosome B01, Araip1.1, whole genome shotgun sequence genome encodes:
- the LOC110265581 gene encoding uncharacterized protein LOC110265581 — MRGVWSRRRAGRHSPLLSRAVVCRHCCLSSHHPLRSVALVRRRHCWRSARSDLKERKRFRPPLLLALCAAAPVAAAGVAAGEGSCASVFLAAGSGSVTFGTTAEASGYFCQCRRILPSPSPESDHRCRLGWLPGLPPSRFEDRRCFGLAILPRSCLMYGLVDLKDYECLFD, encoded by the exons aTGAGAGGGGTATGGAGTCGGCGTCGCGCAGGGAGGCACTCGCCGCTGCTGTCGCGCGCCGTCGTGTGCCGTCACTGTTGTCTGAGCAGTCATCATCCCCTCCGTTCTGTTGCTCTGGTCCGCCGCCGCCACTGTTGGAGGTCCGCCCGATCTGATCTGAAGGAAAGAAAGAGGTTCAGGCCGCCGTTGCTACTTGCGTTGTGTGCTGCTGCACCAGTTGCCGCCGCAGGTGTCGCTGCTGGAGAAGGGAGCTGTGCCTCTGTGTTTCTGGCAGCCGGGAGTGGTTCCGTGACTTTCGGGACCACCGCCGAAGCTTCTGGCTATTTCTGCCAATGCCGGAGAATCCTGCCG TCGCCGTCGCCGGAGTCTGATCACCGTTGCCGCCTGGGATGGCTCCCGGGGCTGCCGCCAAGCCGGTTCGAagaccgccgctgtttcggttTAGCCATTCTCCCTCGGTCTTG TCTTATGTATGGTTTGGTGGACTTGAAAgattatgaatgtttgtttgactag